In Brachypodium distachyon strain Bd21 chromosome 2, Brachypodium_distachyon_v3.0, whole genome shotgun sequence, one genomic interval encodes:
- the LOC104583161 gene encoding proteoglycan 4-like, protein MASSSRNPVVDPAAQLAEERTGSERAGWEGSDVTPADIQWLRRSRRILEDVECRIPVDELVPTPEADFFGLQPHHLPANDILTLSAFITCSETEPGEPAAEASDAIAAAASVRERRAVSKHAADKDLPQNVKQKKTAARGPKPKPLIVGEALTVTQSQTCIASEIPAAPSSHAEASNPATGETETAADPTSPAHDVGRSTDATIVGQTDTPAAGAWATEAAPSSAAVETSTEPQASLPPQQAATAPQEPQAPQPTPTRPPSPSQPEIDQAAAAQAKAKGPAAAAGSAAPGSIGPQPSRRHQGVPLRTTSGHSWESLGQFRTDWNSADSYEVTSSTLKAARQGPMAGPPPAATPESVATRMYQARVALFEASRSAESCMNKRTATFKTLLAKYKKLEAEHEALKADRKNQTGDTAQVAELLKRVAEVQVNTSSLFQAQIAAQAKAHQTEVGQLTSALSSQADEKIRVESEVKKCEGLVAQLETRATAAELEDAEKTQLFKVVRHELIKIGNMLTSRLGINFLM, encoded by the exons ATGGCATCGTCTTCCCGCAACCCCGTCGTCGACCCTGCTGCCCAGCTGGCTGAGGAGAGGACTGGCTCCGAGCGAGCTGGCTGGGAGGGCTCGGATGTGACTCCGGCGGACATccagtggctccgccgctcccgacGGATCCTGGAGGATGTTGAGTGCCGGATTCCTGTCGATGAACTCGTGCCAACTCCGGAGGCTG ATTTCTTcggcctccagccgcaccaccttccggcgaATGACATTCTTACTCTCTCGGCATTCATCACTTGTTCCGAAA CCGAGCCGGGCGAGCCGGCCGCTGAGGCATCAGACGCAATCGCCGCTGCGGCGTCGGTCCGAGAGAGGCGCGCGGTCTCGAAGCATGCCGCCGACAAAGATCTTCCGCAGAACGTGAAGCAGAAGAAGACTGCGGCTCGTGgacccaagcccaagcccctGATCGTCGG GGAGGCTCTGACGGTCACGCAATCTCAGACGTGCATTGCATCCGAGATCCCGGCGGCTCCCTCTTCCCATGCCGAGGCTTCAAACCCGGCCACGGGTGAGACTGAGACCGCTGCGGATCCGACATCCCCCGCCCATGATGTCGGCCGGAGCACCGACGCCACGATCGTCGGCCAGACCGACACTCCTGCGGCTGGGGCTTGGGCAACCGAGGCTGCTCCTTCCTCGGCAGCAGTCGAGACGTCAACGGAGCCGCAGGCTTCGCTGCCGCCGCAACAGGCGGCAACAGCTCCCCAGGAACCCCAAGCACCACAGCCGACCCCGACACGTCCCCCTTCTCCATCGCAGCCAGAAATCGATCAAGCTGCTGCCGCGCAGGCCAAGGCTAAAGGCCCCGCTGCCGCAGCAGGATCGGCGGCTCCGGGTTCGATTGGCCCGCAGCCTTCTCGCAGGCATCAAGGGGTTCCCCTCCGGACGACTAGCGGGCACAGCTGGGAGTCGCTGGGCCAGTTCAGAACGGACTGGAACAGCGCCGACAGTTACGAAGTGACCTCCAGCACCCTCAAGGCGGCTCGGCAAGGCCCGATGGCGGGACCTCCACCCGCGGCGACTCCAGAATCGGTGGCCACCCGGATGTACCAAGCGAGGGTGGCCTTGTTTGAGGCCAGCCGATCTGCCGAG TCCTGCATGAACAAACGCACCGCTACCTTCAAGACTTTGCTTGCAAAGTacaagaagctggaggcggagcacgagGCTCTGAAGGCTGACCGCAAGAACCAAA CCGGGGACACCGCTCAAGTCGCGGAGCTGCTGAAGCGCGTCGCCGAGGTTCAAGTTAACACTTCATCCCTATTCCAG GCACAGATAGCGGCGCAGGCCAAGGCGCACCAAACCGAGGTGGGTcaactcacctcggccctctcttcCCAGGCTGATGAGAAGATCCGCGTAGAAAGTGAGGTGAAAAAGTGCGAGGGTCTAGTTGCCCAACTCGAGACCCGTGCCACTGCCGCCGAGCTAGAGGATGCCGAGAAGACCCAGCTGTTCAAGGTCGTCCGGCACGAGCTCATAAAAATTGGCAACATGCTGACAAGTCGCCTTGGCATAAACTTTCTAATGTGA